Part of the Lichenicola cladoniae genome is shown below.
TGGTGGCGACCGGGCGGATGGGCTTCGGCAACGCGACCTGGAACGTGCTGACCTGGCTGTTCGCGGCGTTCTTCTACGTCTCGATCTCGCGGATGCGGCCGCTGGTGAAGCCGGGTCACGCCAATCCCCTGCGGTTCATGCTGCAGGGTCTCCGCCCGCTCTCGATCCCGTTCGCGATCTACAGCCTGTGGATCATGATGCGCGCGCCGCCGATGCTCGAGATGGCCCTACGCTTCAATGCGCTGGCCAATTTCGTCTACGTAGTCGGGCTGTATTTCATCTCGTGCCAGCCGAAGCCGCCCGCCTTCCGTCGTACGGTCGTGGACTGGACGCCACGCGAGGCCCGCAGCAAGGCCTGATCCCAGGCGGGCAGTTCAGTCGTCGACGATCCGGACGTGTTTCAGCCGCATGGCGATGATCGCGCCACCGATGGTCAGCCATAGCCCCCACCACAGGATCAGCCGCAGGTTCAGGTCGCGCAGCAGCAGCGCGATCGTGACACCCTGCGAGGCGACTGCCAGCACCGAGGCGAGCAGCAGCATGCCGATCGGCAATGCCAGGGGAGAAGCCCGGTAGGCAGCCGGATCGGCCCGCGCATTCAGCGGCGCGCAGGCGATCGACAGGATCGCGGATATGCTGGCTCCCAGTCCGCTGACCCGGATGATGCTGGCGACGTCCAGTCCTGCCATCAGCGGAACGGCTCCGATCGCCCCGAGCAGCAGAAGCGGCCATGCCGGCACGCCCTTCGCGGTGGTCTTCCCGAACGCATGCGGCAGCCAACCGTCCTGGGCCGCCATCAGGATGCTCCGGCTTCCCCACAGCATGTGCGCGTTCATGATCCCCAGCATGCTGACGATGCCGGCGCCGAGTTCGAACAGCACCAGCGGCAGTGGTCGCATCACCGACGCCGCCACCGCGGTCAGCGACCGCCCGCCCGCGCCGGGTGAGGGCACGCCCGCGGCAACCAGCGTCACACACACGTAGAGCAGGGCTGCGCACACCGTCGCGCCGAGGATGGCGACCGGGATATCGCGCCCGGGCCGGCGCATTTCCCCCGACAGTTCCGACACCAGCGTCGCGCCGCTGATCGGGAACGTCAGCAACGCCGCCGCCGACAGCAGGCCATGCCATCCATGCGGCAGCAGGTCCGCCAGCCGCGCCGGCTCGACATGCGGTGCGCCGGCCACGGCGAGCCACAGCAGCGACAGCACGACGGCGGCGGTGATGACGATGCCTGCCCGCGCCGACACCCCGGTCCCGAGCAGGTTCAGCGCCAGCACCGATCCCAGTGCCGCAAGCCCGCCAAGCCTCGCCGATACGACCGGCACCAGCATATGCAGCGTCGTCCCGAACGTGACCGCATACGCGGCCAGCCCGACATGGGTGCTCAGCACCATCCAGAAGGCGATGAAACCGGCCGGAGCGCCGATGAACCGGCTAGGCCACCGATACAGGCTGCCCGACATCGGCCGGGCCGCGCCGAGCACTGCATAGGGAAGACTGACCAGCAGCACCACGATGCAGGCAAGCAGGTAGGCCGGCGCGGCACCGGCGCCGGCGAGCCCGATCGCGGTCCCGGTCAGGACGATCACGCCACCGCCGATGACCTGTTTCAGCGACAGGCAGAACGCCATCGGCAGTGTCAGGCTCGGCTTGAGCCTATGCATGTCGGGAGTGGTCGCATCGGCCATCGTCGCTGAAGCCCGCCTGTTGAGACAGCGTGGTCGCTGCCCGCAACAAACGTCGGGACAGCCGTCGGATGAGCGATCCGAGCCCATCAAGCTCGCGTCAGGAGCGGAAGCACCGGTCGCTATTCGAGGGCTTCACCGAAGAGCGGTAGAAACTGGCTGTAGATAGTCAGACCCGCCCCCAACGGTCATGGCACGGGTAGAGGCTGCCTCAGAAGTCGATGCAACGACCCTTGACCGTCCAGTCGCCGTAGCGCGTCGGCTCGAGCCCCTTCGGACCACCGATTTCCGGCTCTGCCGGCTTCTTCTCGGCTTCTGGCGCGATCGTGGAGGGGACGGACGGGTCGGGCTGGGTCTCGGGTTCGTTGCTCATGGATTTTACATGGGCATTGCGGTCCGGCGCTGCGAGGCTCCTGCAGCCTAATGGTGCTCGGATTGGGCCAGCCGTTGTTCCGCAAGCTGCCGCCAGGGTGCATCTGCCGGTGCCGCATCGAGTGCGCGCCGGAACAGGGCAGCCGTTTCCGGCCCGACCGCGCCATCGGCCCGGCTTTGCGCCTCTGCCGCCTGCATCGCCACGGTCGGATCGAAACCATGCGCGATCGCCACCCGCCAGGCCGCCGCCGCCGCGCCCCAGTTGCCGCGGGACGCTTCCGCCTGGCCGAGCAGGATGTATCCCTGGCGCGCCTGCGGAGCAGCCGGGTTCATCTTCGCCAGTCCCTGCCGCAGCGTGTCGATCAGGCTGGCGTCTTCCTGCTCGCTTGTTTCCGCCTGTGCCATGCGCTGGCCGATCGGTTGCGCGGGCAGGTCCGGCCGTCCGCCGGACAGATAGAGCAGCAGTGCCACCGGCGGGATGATCGCCAGGACCAGCCAGCTCCGGTTCCGGCCCAATACGGGCAGCGGCGCGTCGGGCGTAGCGGCGGCACGGAGCAGGCGGCGCTCGACCTCCAGCCTAGCTCCGTCATGCTCGGACGGCGCGATCAGGCCGCCGTCCCGGTCGCGCTCGAGCTCGCGAAGCTGCGCGCGGTGCAGCGCCAGTGCCGGCTCGCGCCGGGTTCGCGGGATCGATTTACCTCGCGCGGCCATGATCGCGGCGCGGCCCGCCGGCACCAGCACCAGCAGGCAGAGCAGCAGGATCTCGATCCAAAGGGTCGCCTGACCGGTCACCGTGTCACCGCAACAGCTCGGCAATGCGGATGCGTTCGGCTGCTTCCAGCGGGGCCGGCGGCAGCGCCCGCCGTCGCATGCCGAGCCAGGCGGCGACCAGCCCGGCCACAAGTGCCAGCGGTGCCGAGGCCCAGAGCAGGAGCGTGACCCAGGTCAGCCGGGGCCGCAGCCGGATGAAATCGCCGTAGCGGACTACCATCCAGTCCATGATCTGGCGGTTGCTGTCGCCCGCCGCGACATGTACCCGGACCACGTGGCGCAGGTCGCGGGCGAGGTCGGCGCCGCTATCCTCGATGCTCTCGTTCTGACAGACCAGGCACCGAAGCTGCGAGCCGATCGCCTCGGCGCGCGCTTCCTGCCGTGGGTTCTTCAGCATTTCGGCCGGGTCGCTCACCGCCAGGGCGGGCCCCACGAGGATCGTTGCCAGCAACACCGCCGGCAGCAGCGCGAGGAGGAGACGTCTCACCGCCTGAGCTCCGCCGCCAGGGGCAGCACTTGCCGGTCGATGATCTCCTGGGTCAGCGGCCCGGCCGTGTGCCAGGCGATCGTGCCGCCCGGCCGGATCAGGAAGCTCTCGGGCACGCCCGAGACGCCCCAGTCGATCGCCGTAAGCCCGGGCCGGTCCGCTGCCAGTCTCGCGTAGGGCGACCCGGTTCGCGTCACGAACCCGGCGGCATCGTCCGGCCGGTCCTTGTAGGCGATGCCCCATACCGGCAGCCGACCCTTCAGGCTGATCAGGAGCGGGGCCTCGATGACGCAGGGGATGCACCACGAGGCGAAGAAGTTGACCAGCAACGGAGCGGTCGCGGCGCCGAGGTCGGCGCTCGAGAACCCATGGCCCGGCGCCTGGTCGGGCAGGGCGAACGGCGGCACCTGCCGGTTCAGCGCCGGGGCATGGATGTCGTGCGGATCGAACGAGCCGCGGCCCATCCCGGCCAGCATCGCCCAGAACCCGACACCGACGGCAGCGGCTCCGGCCAGCGGCGCGATCGTCAGCACCCGCCGCCGCGACAGGAGCGATCCGGGCGGCATCATTCGGCCGGGACCGCGACGGCGTTGCGGGCACGCCTCGGTGCACCGACCCGCACCCGGCGGTCGCTGAGCGACAGGGCGCCGCCGATCGCCATGATCAGCGCGCCGAGCCACATCCAGGGTGCCAGCGGATTATAGTGCAGCCGCAGGATGGCGGTGTGCTCGTTGTCCTTGCCGGGGCCGCTATCATGCTCGTCGCCGAGCACGGCATAGAGGTCGGCCATGCCGTTGGTATGGATCGCCACCTCGCTGGTGGTCTGGTTCTGGCTGGCGAAGTCGCGCCGCGACGGGTGCAGCACCGTCACCAGATGGTCGTGGCGACGGACCTCGATGGTGGCGACCCGGGCGCGGTAGTTCGGACCCGCGGCATCGGCCAGGCCGGTCAGGGTCCAGCGATAGCCGGCAAGCTGCACGCTGTCGCCGGTGTGCACCGCGACGATGGCATGGCTCGCATCGGACATCGCGGCGAGGCCGATCACCGTCACCCCGGCACCGGCATGCGCCAGGGCCGCGCCGAACACCGCGCGCGGCAGCATGCGCGCGCGGTGCAGGCTGTCCCGGAACGCCGTCCCCCGCCGGTGGCCGATCCGCTGCAGCAGGCTGGCGGCACTCGCGGCGATCACCCACACGCCGAGCACGAACGCGACGATCGGGAGAACCCCTTTCAACCCGCGTGCCGCGGCCAGCCCGACGATGCCGGCCAGCAGCCCCGCCCACCACAGGCGGGCAAGCACCGGCGCCAGTTGCGCGCGCTTCCACGGCAGCATCGGGCCGATCGCCATCGCGGCCAGCAACGGCAGCGCCATCGGGGCGGCGGTGGCATCGAAGAACGGCTTGCCGACACTGATCGCGCTGCCGAACAACAGGCTGGCGAACGGCGGATACATGGTTCCGGTCAGCACCACCGCGCAGATCGCGCACAGCAGGATGTTGTTCATCACCAGCGCGCCCTCGCGCGACAACGGCGCGAAGGTGCCGCCGGCGCTGAGTTTCGGCGCGCGGATCGCGAACAGCAGCAGCGCGCTGCCGATCACCAGCGCCAGCAGCCCGAGGATGAACACCCCGCGGGTCGGGTCGTTGGCGAACGAGTGCACCGAGTTGAGGATGCCCGAGCGCACCAGGAAGGTGCCGGACAGCGACAGCGAGAAGGTGCCGATCGCCAGCAGCACGGTCCAGACCTTCAGCGCCTCGCGCTTCTCGACCACGATCGCCGAATGCACCAGCGCGGTGCCGGTGAGCCACGGCAGCAGCGAGGCGTTCTCGACCGGATCCCAGAACCAGTAGCCGCCCCAGCCGAGCACGTAGTACGACCACCAGGACCCGAGCGCGATGCCGCAGGTCAGGAAGCACCAGGCAGCGACCGCCCAGGGCCTGACCCAGCGGCCCCATGCGGCATCGACGCGGCCTTCCATCAGGGCGGCGACGGCGAAGGCGAACGGCACCGCGAACCCGACATAGCCGGCGTAGAGAATCGGCGGATGGAAGGCGAGGCCGGGATCCTGCAGCAGCGGGTTCATGCCGTGCCCGTCGACCGGCGCCGGCCAGACCCGGTCGAACGGGTTCGAGGTGAACAGGCAGAACAGCTCGAAGCCGGCGGCGGTGCCGCCGAGCACCCCGAGCACGCGTGCCTGCAGGGTCGAGGGAAGCGTCCGCCCGAACCAGGCGACCGCGCCGCCGCAGAGTGCGAGGATCAGCGACCAGAGCAGGATCGAGCCCTCATGGTTCCCCCAGATCCCGGTGATCTTGTAGAGCAGCGGCTTGGCGATGGCGCTGTTCTCGGCGATGTTGGCGACCGAGAAATCGTCGCCGATCGCCGCCGCGGCGAGGCACACGAACGACAGCGCCAGGCAGGCGAGCTGCCCGAACGCCAGGGCCGGCGCCGTCGCCATCAGCCTCGGATCGCGTCGCCACGCACCGGTCAGCGGCAGGACGAACTGCGCGACCGCCAGGCTGCAGGCCAGCGCCAGGGCGAAGCGGCCCAGCTCCGGGCTCAGCAGGGTGCTCAGGATCATCGGGTTGTGCATCCCCATCCAGGGCGCCGCATCGAGGGCTTCAGCTCGGATGCGGGGCGTTGGTGGTCATGGTGTTCCAGCTCGCAGCCGAGGGCGGTGGTCCGAACCTCGGGTCCCAGCGTCCGGACTTTCGCAAGGCGGCGGCGACGTCCTTCGGCATGTAGGTCTCGTCGTGCTTGGCCAGCACCTCGGCGGCGCGGAAGCTGCCGTCCGGCTGCATCTCGCCCAGCGCCACGACACTCTGACCCTCGCGGAACAGGTCCGGCAGGATGCCGACGTAGCTGACATGCACCGCCTCCTGCCCGTCGGTGACGGCGAACTGCTCGGTCGGCTCGTGTCCCGCCTGGTGCTGCTGGTGCAGCGATCCGGCCACCACCATCCCGCCGAGCCGGATGGTGCGTCCGGGGAGCGGCGGCTTGGCCAGGATCTGCGACGGCGCCATGAAGAACACGATGTTGGCGCTGAAGGCCTGCAGTGTCAGCGCCGTCGCCGAACCGAACCCCAGCACGCAGCCGCCCACCAGCCACAGCCTGCGCGACTTGCGGGTCATGGAATGGGTCGTCGGCGCGCGTCCACCGCATCCAGCCGGCGACGGGCGCGCCTGAGCCGGAGCGACGCCGAGATCGACAGGTACAGCCCCATCGCGAGGGTGACGCCGTAAGCTCCGGCAACATAGGGCAGGTGCGTCATGGCGCGGCACCGCTCAGCAGCAGCGACCGGGTGCGGGCTTCCATGACCGCCGCGCGCAACCGTGCCAGCACGATGGCGGCGAACCCCAGGCTGAAGCCGATCGTGCAGACCAGCAGCGGCCACAGCATGCTGAGCGACATGGTCGGCGCGCCGGTCAGGGTGATGCTGTCCGGCTGGTGCAGGGTGTTCCACCACTGCACGCTGAACTTGATGATCGGCAGGTCGACCGCGCCGGCGAGTGCGAGGATCGCGGCGGCCCGCGCACCGCGCCTCGGATCGTCGAACGCCCGGATCAGCGCGACATGGCCGAGATAGAGAAAGAACAGCACCAGCACCGAGGTCAGGCGCGCATCCCAGACCCACCAGGCCCCCCACATCGGCCGGCCCCAGAGCGAGCCGGATACCAGGCAGAGGCCGGTGACGCACGCACCGACCGGCCCGATCTCGGCAGCGGCGAGATCCGCCAGCGGATGTCGCCAGACCAGCGACAGCAACCCGCATACGGCAAGCGCCATGTAGCCCAGTGAGCCGAGCCAGGCCGCAGGGACATGGACGTACATGATCCGCACCGCATCGCCCTGCTGCCAGTCGGCGGGCGACAGGAACAGGCCCCAGGCCAGCCCGACAGCGGTCAATACGATCGCCGGCCAGGTCAGCACCGGCTGCAGCCAGCGTCCGAGCCGAAGGAAACGGCCCGGATTGGCGAAACGATGCAGCCACGCGCCGAAGCCGCCTGGTCGCGGAACGGGCTGTCTGGAGCCGGGCTGGTCGGAGGCGACGAGGTGGGTGGCTTGCAAGCGGCGACGGATCCCTGATTGCCGGCGATCGACCACGACCGCCATTCGATCGGGAACAGCCTCCGGCTGTCCCGTTCCGATCAACAGTCCTACACTAACATGCCGAAGTGCCCGCCATACCAATCCGGCCTCCAGCCTGCGAGGAACACGACATGCTGTTCGCCATCATCTGCTCCGACCGCCCCAACAGCCTCGATACGAGGCTCGCCGCCCGCGAGGCGCACCTGCGTTATCTCTCGACCTATGTCGACCGGATCGTGCATGCCGGCCCGATGCTCGACCTTGCCGGCCGGGCATGCGGCAGCCTCCTGATCATCGATGTCGAGGACCGCGCGGCCGCCGAGGGCTTCGCGGCGAGCGATCCGTATGCCGACGTCAATCTCTTCGAGAGCGTGGTGATCAGGGGGTATCGCGCGGTCTTCCGCGACGGCGCGCTTGCCGAATGATCTTCGCCGACCGGCAACCGGGGTGCGTTCGATGAACTACTGGCTGATGAAATCCGAGCCCGAGTCGTTCTCATGGGAGCAGCAGGTGGAGAACGACGTCGAACCCTGGACCGGCATTCGCAGCCACCAGGCGAAAAAGAACCTGCAGGCGATGAAGGTGGGCGACCGGGCGTTCTTCTATCACTCGAACACCGGCAAGGAGATCGTCGGGGTCGTCGAGGTGGTGCGCGAGGCCTATCCGGATCCGACCGCCGATACCGAGGCCTGGGTCTGCGTCGACGTGAAGGCGATCGGCCCGATGCCCACCGCCGTCACGCTTGCCGCCGTCAAGGCCGATCCTGAATTCGAGGATCTGGCGCTGGTGCGCCAGTCCCGGTTGTCAGTCGTCCCGGTCTCCAAGGCGCACTGGCAGCGCCTGTGCGAACTCGGCGGCTGGCACGACGAAAAGCAGCGGCCTGGGCGGCGAGGAAAAGCCTAGGGCGAGCCGTTCATGCTCTGTGCCAGGATCGCGTTCTGGCCGTTGCCGGGCTGACCGGCGAACGTCGTGTAGGTGGCATCGCCGTTATAGGCGGGTGTCACCGGAGCCGAGACCTGGGCGGACAGTCCGAGCACCCGGAATAGCTCGCGGTGGTTGGTATTGCGCGGCGTCTGTTGCGCGTCGGCCGGAGGAATGCCCGGTCCCTGCTGGTCGAGGACAACGCCATTCGACTGCTGCGATGCCGCGGCACTCGAGGTCGATGCCGGTTGGCGAGGCTGCGCGACAGCCAGTGTCGATACCAGACCGATGCATGCGACCAGGCTGGCACTTCCGAGCAATGCACGGCTCATTCTGGAAATACGCATGGCTTGGTCCTTTTTGTTACGAACGAGGCGGGATTGATCATTTAGACTGCCGGTGAACGCAGACGGTCGTGGCAAAGCTATCACTTTTCCGCGAGGCGGATCATTGTAGCGCTTGTGATCCACGGTCCTTCGTTCCGCCACCCGTCCCGACACATCTTGACGCAAGCGTAACCAATTCGGCTCATTTCCAGCATCTGGGGGTAGATATGCAGCATGACAAGCCATCCCTGACGCTGGGTGCAAGGATACGTGCACTGCGCCGTGCACGGGGGTTGACCCAGGATCGGCTGGCGAACTCGACCGGCGTGTCCAGGAGTGCCGTCGCTCAGTGGGAGAGCGACAGGGCCGGCCACAGCACCGGCATGTTGCGGCGTCTGGCGGACGTGCTCGGCGTGTCGGTTAACACGCTCAACGACGGCTGGGACACGACCGCGACCGACACCGTATTGACCCCGCACGAACTCGCCCTGATCCATCTGTATCGAACTTGCAACGAGGAAGATCGCGCCGTGCTGATGCAGGTGGCCAGCAAGATCGCGGCGTCGACCAGGATCGACTGAGCCGATCCGGGCACGATCGCGTCACGCGGCAATCCGGGCCAAATCGGCTTGCTGATGCGTGCAGCCTCTGGTCCTGTCGGCGCGTTGCTGGCTGGTCAAAAGGAGAAGCCCATGAGTGCCACCACACGGACCGACCTGTCCCCTGTGAGCGGTCTTGCCTCGATCGGGCTCAGCCCATCGGCCCGCGGCGAATTGCAGCGCGTCCTCGAGCAGCTCGAATCGGGTCGTGGCGTCCTGGTCCGCCTTGCCGACCTGATGGGCGGCGCGGTCGGTCAGGCGACCCGCCTCGGTGTAAAGGGCCTCGGTCTGGCGCCCGGCCTGCAGGCGAAATTGCGCGGGGTTGCCGAAAGCTCCATCTCGCGCGCCTTCGACATCGCCGTCGTCGGATTGAAGCAGCCAATCACCGGAAGCGCGCTGGCGGAAGCCGGCCAGCGGCGGCGCTGGCGCGAGCACGTGACCCACGGTGCCGTGACGGTCTCGGGAGCACTCGGAGGCCTGGCCGGCTTTACCGGGCTGTTGCCCGATATAGGGTTCACCACCCTCACCATCATGCGCGAGATCGCCCGGATCGCCCGCGAGGAAGGCGAGGACCTGTCCACCCCGGATGCACGCCGGGCCTGTCTCGAGGTGTTCGCGCTGCGGCCGATCGAGGCATCCGAGGAACAGAGCGAGCTCGGCTACTTCTCGGCGCGTGCGGTACTGCGCGGCCGGCCGGTGGTCATGCTGCTGTCGGAAGTCGCATCGCATTACGGGCTCGCACTGTCCCGCAAGGTTGCCCTGCAGATGATGCCGGTGGCCGGCGCGCTGTGCGGGGCATCGCTGAACGCTGCATTCCTCTCGCACTACCGCTCCCTGGCGCGGGCGCATTTCACCATCAGGCGACTGGAGCGCACGCACGGCACGGGCGTGCGGGAGGCGGTCGAGTCCATCCGCCATAACCTAGCCGAACGCGTCGCCACCACCTGAGGCGCATCGGCCTCCCGCCGGGGCAGGGCGACGTCAGCTTCTCCGTTTCAGGAGGTTGAGCGTCGCCGCCACGACCGCGAATGCCAGGTAGATCAGCATCATCCGGAAGCCCAGCCGATGCACCAGATGCGGCATCATCAGGCCGAGTCCGCCGGATATCAGCGCGAACACCGTGAAGACCGTGGCCATGTACATCAGCAGTCCCCGCTCGTGGTGCTGCCACTCTTCATGCGACCAGATCCAGGGGCCCATTGCCGGCATGGATGCTGGCGATGTTGTCCAGGGCGCGGAGGCCCATCGCCGTCCGGGTCTCCATCGTGGCGCTGCCGACGTGCGGCGTCAGGAACAGCTTCGGATGATCGAGGAAGCGGATGTCGATGGAGGGCTCGTTTCGGAATACGTCGAGCCCGGCCGCAGACAGCCGCCCACTGTCGAGTGCGGCGAACAGCGCATCCTCGTCCAGCAGCGAGCCACGCGCGGCATTCACCAGCACGGCCCGGTCCGGCAGCAGCGCCAGCTGGCGGGTGCCGATCAGCGTGTTGGTATTCGGTCCGCCGGGCACATGCAGGCTCAGCACCTGGCAGCGGGGCAGCATCGCATCGAGATCTGATACGAAGATCGCCTCCTGTTCCAGTTCGGGCGGCAGCCTGGTCCGGTTGTGATACAGCACCTGCATGCCGAAGCCGCGCGCCCGGCGTGCGACCGCCCGCCCGATGCGGCCCATGCCCACGATGCCCAGGGTCTTGCCGGTGACCTGGATGCCGAGCAGTTCGGTCATCCCGAGCGGGCGGCCCCATCCGCTGCGAATGACCGCGGCATACTCGGTCGCGCGCCGGCAGGCGCCGAGGATCAGCATGAAGGTGAGGTCGGCGTTGCAGTCGGTCAGCACGTCGGGGGTGTTGGTCAGGATGATGCCGCGATCCTGCAGCGCGCGGCGATCGATATGGTCGAACCCGACACTCACCGTCGCCACCTGACGGACGCAGTCGGGCAGCGCGTGGATCAGCGCCGCCGGCACGCTGGTGCCGCTGGTGACCAGCAACGCCTCCGGCCGATGGGCCAGTGCTGCCTCCAGCAACTGGTCCGGCGACAGCATGACCAGCGGCAGCGCCGGAGCCTCGAACTCGGCCTCGATCCGGGCCGCCACCATGGGCGGCATGTCCTGGCTGCCGACCAGGCGCGGTCGGGCGGGTAGGCTTGGGATGGCTTGGCTCATGGTCTCTCCTAAAGCCGCTTCGGCAAAACGCGAAGGGTGCGGGCCAGGGCCTGATCCCGCTCATGCGGGGCCTTCTCCGGCGTGACGCGGTGCCCCATCATCAGGACATGCTGAAATCCTCGCCTTCCCTGACGGCCGAGCTGTTGCTTCAGGCCTATCGGGTCGGGCTGTTCCCGATGGCGGAGAAACGGGATTCCGAGGAACTCTACTGGCTGGATCCCGAGATGCGCGGCGTGCTGCCGCTCGAGACGTTCCATCTCTCGCGTCGCCTGCGCCGCACCGTGCTGTCGAGCCCGTACGTCGTCACCGCCGACCAGCGGTTCGAGGCGGTGATCGCCGCATGTGCCGCGTCCGCGTCGGGGCGCGAGGAAAGCTGGATCAATCCCGAGATCGAGCGGCTGTTCACCCAGCTGCATCGTCAGGGTCACGGCCACAGCATCGAGTGCCTGCACGACGGCGAACTGGTCGGTGGCTTGTATGGAGTGGCGATCGGCGGCGCGTTTTTCGGCGAGAGCATGTTCAGCCGGGCCCGGGACGCATCGAAAATCGCCCTCGTCCATCTGGTTGCACGCCTGCAGCTTGGTGGTTTCACCCTGCTGGATACCCAATTCACCACGGAACATCTGGCCCAGTTCGGTGCGTTGGAGATTCCCCGGGCGGTCTATCGGCATCGGCTCGGCCTGGCGGTCGCCAGCCAGGCGAAGTGGGTGGCTGCACCCGCGGCCGATGCCCTGGCCGGTGCGATCGCCGGCCTTGGCCGGGAGACCGAATTCCCCATGCTCACGAATCCGTGAGAATGGCATTGACAGGCAATG
Proteins encoded:
- a CDS encoding helix-turn-helix domain-containing protein, whose product is MQHDKPSLTLGARIRALRRARGLTQDRLANSTGVSRSAVAQWESDRAGHSTGMLRRLADVLGVSVNTLNDGWDTTATDTVLTPHELALIHLYRTCNEEDRAVLMQVASKIAASTRID
- a CDS encoding EcsC family protein, translating into MSATTRTDLSPVSGLASIGLSPSARGELQRVLEQLESGRGVLVRLADLMGGAVGQATRLGVKGLGLAPGLQAKLRGVAESSISRAFDIAVVGLKQPITGSALAEAGQRRRWREHVTHGAVTVSGALGGLAGFTGLLPDIGFTTLTIMREIARIAREEGEDLSTPDARRACLEVFALRPIEASEEQSELGYFSARAVLRGRPVVMLLSEVASHYGLALSRKVALQMMPVAGALCGASLNAAFLSHYRSLARAHFTIRRLERTHGTGVREAVESIRHNLAERVATT
- a CDS encoding DUF1674 domain-containing protein: MSNEPETQPDPSVPSTIAPEAEKKPAEPEIGGPKGLEPTRYGDWTVKGRCIDF
- a CDS encoding heme lyase CcmF/NrfE family subunit, which translates into the protein MLSPELGRFALALACSLAVAQFVLPLTGAWRRDPRLMATAPALAFGQLACLALSFVCLAAAAIGDDFSVANIAENSAIAKPLLYKITGIWGNHEGSILLWSLILALCGGAVAWFGRTLPSTLQARVLGVLGGTAAGFELFCLFTSNPFDRVWPAPVDGHGMNPLLQDPGLAFHPPILYAGYVGFAVPFAFAVAALMEGRVDAAWGRWVRPWAVAAWCFLTCGIALGSWWSYYVLGWGGYWFWDPVENASLLPWLTGTALVHSAIVVEKREALKVWTVLLAIGTFSLSLSGTFLVRSGILNSVHSFANDPTRGVFILGLLALVIGSALLLFAIRAPKLSAGGTFAPLSREGALVMNNILLCAICAVVLTGTMYPPFASLLFGSAISVGKPFFDATAAPMALPLLAAMAIGPMLPWKRAQLAPVLARLWWAGLLAGIVGLAAARGLKGVLPIVAFVLGVWVIAASAASLLQRIGHRRGTAFRDSLHRARMLPRAVFGAALAHAGAGVTVIGLAAMSDASHAIVAVHTGDSVQLAGYRWTLTGLADAAGPNYRARVATIEVRRHDHLVTVLHPSRRDFASQNQTTSEVAIHTNGMADLYAVLGDEHDSGPGKDNEHTAILRLHYNPLAPWMWLGALIMAIGGALSLSDRRVRVGAPRRARNAVAVPAE
- a CDS encoding thioredoxin domain-containing protein, which codes for MMPPGSLLSRRRVLTIAPLAGAAAVGVGFWAMLAGMGRGSFDPHDIHAPALNRQVPPFALPDQAPGHGFSSADLGAATAPLLVNFFASWCIPCVIEAPLLISLKGRLPVWGIAYKDRPDDAAGFVTRTGSPYARLAADRPGLTAIDWGVSGVPESFLIRPGGTIAWHTAGPLTQEIIDRQVLPLAAELRR
- a CDS encoding EVE domain-containing protein, whose product is MNYWLMKSEPESFSWEQQVENDVEPWTGIRSHQAKKNLQAMKVGDRAFFYHSNTGKEIVGVVEVVREAYPDPTADTEAWVCVDVKAIGPMPTAVTLAAVKADPEFEDLALVRQSRLSVVPVSKAHWQRLCELGGWHDEKQRPGRRGKA
- the ccmE gene encoding cytochrome c maturation protein CcmE, with translation MTRKSRRLWLVGGCVLGFGSATALTLQAFSANIVFFMAPSQILAKPPLPGRTIRLGGMVVAGSLHQQHQAGHEPTEQFAVTDGQEAVHVSYVGILPDLFREGQSVVALGEMQPDGSFRAAEVLAKHDETYMPKDVAAALRKSGRWDPRFGPPPSAASWNTMTTNAPHPS
- a CDS encoding YciI family protein, with the translated sequence MLFAIICSDRPNSLDTRLAAREAHLRYLSTYVDRIVHAGPMLDLAGRACGSLLIIDVEDRAAAEGFAASDPYADVNLFESVVIRGYRAVFRDGALAE
- the ccmD gene encoding heme exporter protein CcmD, translated to MTHLPYVAGAYGVTLAMGLYLSISASLRLRRARRRLDAVDARRRPIP
- the ccmI gene encoding c-type cytochrome biogenesis protein CcmI, producing MTGQATLWIEILLLCLLVLVPAGRAAIMAARGKSIPRTRREPALALHRAQLRELERDRDGGLIAPSEHDGARLEVERRLLRAAATPDAPLPVLGRNRSWLVLAIIPPVALLLYLSGGRPDLPAQPIGQRMAQAETSEQEDASLIDTLRQGLAKMNPAAPQARQGYILLGQAEASRGNWGAAAAAWRVAIAHGFDPTVAMQAAEAQSRADGAVGPETAALFRRALDAAPADAPWRQLAEQRLAQSEHH
- a CDS encoding APC family permease, with translation MADATTPDMHRLKPSLTLPMAFCLSLKQVIGGGVIVLTGTAIGLAGAGAAPAYLLACIVVLLVSLPYAVLGAARPMSGSLYRWPSRFIGAPAGFIAFWMVLSTHVGLAAYAVTFGTTLHMLVPVVSARLGGLAALGSVLALNLLGTGVSARAGIVITAAVVLSLLWLAVAGAPHVEPARLADLLPHGWHGLLSAAALLTFPISGATLVSELSGEMRRPGRDIPVAILGATVCAALLYVCVTLVAAGVPSPGAGGRSLTAVAASVMRPLPLVLFELGAGIVSMLGIMNAHMLWGSRSILMAAQDGWLPHAFGKTTAKGVPAWPLLLLGAIGAVPLMAGLDVASIIRVSGLGASISAILSIACAPLNARADPAAYRASPLALPIGMLLLASVLAVASQGVTIALLLRDLNLRLILWWGLWLTIGGAIIAMRLKHVRIVDD
- a CDS encoding cytochrome c-type biogenesis protein codes for the protein MRRLLLALLPAVLLATILVGPALAVSDPAEMLKNPRQEARAEAIGSQLRCLVCQNESIEDSGADLARDLRHVVRVHVAAGDSNRQIMDWMVVRYGDFIRLRPRLTWVTLLLWASAPLALVAGLVAAWLGMRRRALPPAPLEAAERIRIAELLR
- the ccmC gene encoding heme ABC transporter permease CcmC — encoded protein: MHRFANPGRFLRLGRWLQPVLTWPAIVLTAVGLAWGLFLSPADWQQGDAVRIMYVHVPAAWLGSLGYMALAVCGLLSLVWRHPLADLAAAEIGPVGACVTGLCLVSGSLWGRPMWGAWWVWDARLTSVLVLFFLYLGHVALIRAFDDPRRGARAAAILALAGAVDLPIIKFSVQWWNTLHQPDSITLTGAPTMSLSMLWPLLVCTIGFSLGFAAIVLARLRAAVMEARTRSLLLSGAAP